One genomic region from Candidatus Caldarchaeum subterraneum encodes:
- a CDS encoding sugar ABC transporter ATP-binding protein → MLGMASQINNNVILEVRGLVKKFPGGVVALDHVDLEMKAGEIHAVLGENGAGKTTLMNILFGMLQPDEGEIYLFGEKVRFRSPLDAINKGIGMVHQHRKLISAHTVFENIILGHPRVGRLIKKSEARAEIEELCRKFGFKIDLDARVWQLSAGEKQLVEIVKNLYRGARILILDEPTSVLTPPEIDAFLDSLRAVSKEKISLMPFVTHKLPEVFAVSHRVTVLRKGKVVKTLYISEASLKSLAEYMVGKDVELSLERPAVPVGKEIIRVENLSALNDKGLVAFKNINFSVYEGEIFGIAGVTGNGQQELVETIYGLRKPLTGRILFQGKDITKTSVLERMKMGIVYIPPERLNFALIGELSLVDNVLMTTYFNQGMSKRGLINYKTAKEYCERVISEFNVVAPSSSTKAAYLSGGNQQKIVLGRVLLSSPKLIIANLPTQGLDIAAENFVRRKLLESKTHGISTILVSEDLDEIMELSDRVAPIYEGVFVKVLQNIDLKKEEVGAMIAGAYSERRGVLA, encoded by the coding sequence GTGTTGGGGATGGCTTCGCAGATAAACAACAATGTTATTCTGGAAGTCAGGGGTTTGGTGAAAAAATTTCCAGGCGGAGTCGTTGCACTAGACCATGTTGACTTGGAGATGAAAGCGGGTGAAATTCATGCAGTGCTAGGCGAGAACGGGGCAGGGAAAACAACTCTAATGAACATCCTATTCGGGATGCTTCAGCCCGATGAGGGTGAAATCTATCTTTTTGGGGAGAAGGTGAGATTCAGGTCGCCGTTAGACGCCATCAACAAGGGTATTGGAATGGTTCATCAGCACCGGAAACTAATATCGGCACACACGGTTTTTGAAAACATCATCCTCGGACACCCACGCGTCGGACGTTTGATTAAAAAATCTGAGGCACGGGCTGAGATAGAGGAACTATGTAGGAAATTTGGCTTCAAGATAGACTTGGACGCGCGTGTCTGGCAACTTTCCGCAGGCGAAAAACAGCTTGTGGAGATTGTTAAAAACCTTTACCGAGGTGCCCGCATACTTATCCTAGATGAACCGACCTCTGTTTTGACGCCGCCTGAGATCGACGCATTCCTGGATTCGCTGAGAGCCGTGTCTAAAGAGAAGATATCGTTGATGCCGTTTGTGACACATAAGTTGCCGGAGGTTTTTGCCGTAAGCCACCGCGTAACTGTTCTTCGCAAAGGTAAGGTCGTGAAAACACTGTACATTAGTGAAGCTTCTCTGAAAAGTCTCGCGGAATACATGGTCGGTAAAGATGTGGAGCTTAGTTTGGAGAGGCCAGCCGTACCAGTTGGAAAAGAGATTATACGTGTTGAGAACCTATCTGCCTTGAATGATAAGGGATTGGTGGCGTTTAAGAACATAAACTTCTCGGTCTACGAGGGCGAAATATTCGGGATAGCGGGTGTCACCGGCAACGGGCAACAGGAGCTTGTCGAAACAATCTATGGGCTACGTAAACCACTGACGGGACGCATCCTCTTCCAAGGCAAAGACATCACAAAGACCTCCGTTCTAGAGAGAATGAAGATGGGCATTGTGTATATACCGCCCGAGCGGCTGAACTTCGCCCTCATAGGAGAACTTAGCCTTGTCGACAACGTACTGATGACAACTTACTTCAATCAAGGAATGTCTAAAAGAGGATTGATAAACTACAAGACCGCGAAAGAATACTGCGAACGGGTGATATCAGAGTTCAACGTTGTTGCACCAAGTTCATCCACGAAGGCCGCGTATCTGTCGGGCGGAAATCAGCAGAAAATTGTGCTCGGTAGAGTTCTACTGAGTTCACCGAAGCTGATTATAGCTAACCTTCCGACGCAAGGACTGGATATAGCAGCTGAAAACTTTGTTAGAAGAAAGTTGCTAGAATCAAAGACACATGGCATATCAACTATTCTAGTTTCAGAGGACCTCGACGAAATCATGGAGCTAAGCGACCGTGTAGCCCCAATATATGAGGGTGTGTTTGTCAAAGTACTTCAGAACATCGACCTGAAAAAGGAGGAGGTTGGTGCCATGATTGCGGGAGCTTATTCGGAGAGGAGGGGCGTCCTTGCTTAG
- a CDS encoding sugar ABC transporter permease — MIEGTTPLWPFITRFLEVSTILLLAAMGELLTQRSGVINVGIEGLMLAGGASAFLTAQLYGPLAGFVVGTFVGTLLGLFHSFLSVSMRVNQIISGMGVWLFAVGFVTYWADRYTGPLRYSIPRINGLSPALFIALGSLIVIWYVLSYTHFGLKIRSVGENPAAAEASGVNVEKIRYLCTTIGGSLGGFAGAVLLLSYLGAWSHLPTKGLGWLAFGLVMFSLWRPGILLAGALSFGFVWQFGISPETIYPGFPAPLPVNRMMPFLLTIIILTIISTERFRRRWALLKPEALGQPYIKE; from the coding sequence ATGATTGAAGGCACGACCCCACTCTGGCCTTTTATAACACGGTTCCTCGAAGTTTCAACGATACTGTTGCTGGCTGCTATGGGTGAGTTGCTTACACAGCGGTCGGGTGTGATAAACGTGGGTATCGAGGGGCTGATGCTCGCGGGTGGTGCGTCAGCCTTCTTGACGGCGCAGCTCTACGGTCCTTTGGCAGGGTTTGTCGTCGGCACATTTGTCGGGACTCTGTTAGGCTTATTCCACTCATTCTTATCTGTGTCGATGCGCGTCAACCAGATAATCAGCGGCATGGGCGTCTGGCTTTTCGCTGTAGGGTTTGTGACATATTGGGCAGACAGATACACTGGCCCCCTTCGTTACTCGATACCACGTATAAACGGTCTCAGCCCGGCTCTATTCATCGCCCTCGGGTCACTGATAGTCATTTGGTACGTTCTATCCTATACACATTTCGGTCTCAAGATTCGCTCGGTCGGAGAAAACCCAGCAGCTGCCGAGGCCTCTGGAGTCAACGTGGAAAAAATCAGGTACCTCTGTACCACGATAGGCGGTTCGCTGGGAGGCTTTGCGGGAGCTGTTCTTCTTCTCTCCTATCTCGGGGCTTGGAGCCATCTTCCTACAAAGGGGCTTGGGTGGCTTGCCTTCGGACTTGTCATGTTCTCCCTATGGCGGCCCGGCATACTTTTGGCTGGCGCCCTGTCATTCGGTTTCGTCTGGCAGTTCGGAATTTCTCCCGAGACCATTTACCCCGGCTTCCCCGCACCCTTGCCCGTCAACAGAATGATGCCTTTCCTACTCACCATCATCATCCTAACAATAATATCAACCGAAAGGTTCCGTAGAAGATGGGCTCTCCTAAAGCCCGAAGCACTTGGACAGCCATACATTAAAGAATAA
- a CDS encoding molybdopterin converting factor, small subunit, producing MKCHIDLLEMALTVNFYSSYLRRAAGGETIRLEESPRTVRELLDLLAAKLGKSFEELVYDPRQKTLKRAIVLLVNGHSIKMLKGLDTPLHPDDNVSIDTVEVIEVVGGG from the coding sequence ATGAAGTGTCACATAGATTTATTGGAAATGGCCCTGACAGTGAATTTCTACTCGAGCTATCTAAGGAGGGCGGCTGGCGGAGAAACCATTCGGCTGGAGGAGAGCCCGAGAACAGTGAGAGAGCTGCTGGACCTTCTCGCGGCAAAGCTCGGTAAATCGTTCGAGGAACTCGTTTATGACCCTAGGCAGAAAACTTTGAAAAGAGCCATAGTTCTGCTGGTGAACGGTCATAGTATAAAGATGCTCAAGGGGTTGGACACTCCTCTCCATCCAGACGACAACGTTTCAATCGACACGGTGGAAGTTATAGAGGTCGTCGGCGGAGGATAA
- a CDS encoding sugar ABC transporter permease, with the protein MLSHTKLKRERLVTISGIRGVQISIYSTIASFIVFSIVLSVEGADPLTAYQNMFSFALDPQLGLPLTIHRSMLILFSTLAFIVPLRAGFWNIGMEGQFYLGTIGAFFVAYSLPDYPPEVLIPLMILSGMVFGALYGALAGILRGKFNVNEVVVTLMLNNIAFWMVYLLTVGGPWAGTAESTSRPLPKNAQAPFILGTPFTTFLAIAFAFILYFFLSKTVAGFKIRILGHSPTAAKFVGIDEFKTAVLVMSLGGALAGVAGYHMWAGDPAYLRIPRPDAYKAVGDLTYWGIIIGLVCLLNPIPAMPASFFIGSIIVGSTVLVRRFRLPFGLDFLFLGIISIIFATFQFFLYYRIKVKGK; encoded by the coding sequence TTGCTTAGCCACACCAAGTTAAAGAGAGAACGTCTGGTAACTATCTCCGGGATACGAGGAGTTCAAATATCGATATACTCAACCATAGCATCTTTCATAGTCTTCAGCATAGTTCTATCGGTTGAGGGCGCCGACCCGTTGACTGCATATCAAAACATGTTTTCTTTTGCCCTAGACCCCCAGCTGGGCTTGCCTCTCACAATACATAGGTCTATGCTGATTTTGTTCAGCACGCTAGCTTTCATAGTTCCTCTCCGCGCTGGCTTCTGGAACATCGGAATGGAGGGACAGTTTTACCTTGGAACGATAGGGGCGTTTTTTGTAGCCTACTCTCTGCCAGACTATCCCCCCGAGGTTTTGATTCCTCTGATGATTCTTTCGGGAATGGTGTTTGGCGCCCTTTACGGCGCTTTGGCTGGGATTTTGAGAGGCAAGTTCAACGTAAACGAGGTGGTGGTGACATTAATGCTCAACAACATCGCCTTCTGGATGGTCTATCTCTTGACAGTGGGAGGCCCGTGGGCCGGCACCGCCGAGTCGACGAGCAGACCCTTGCCAAAAAACGCCCAAGCCCCATTCATCCTAGGCACACCTTTCACAACCTTTTTGGCCATAGCTTTCGCTTTCATCCTATACTTTTTCCTCTCCAAAACTGTTGCAGGATTCAAGATCCGAATTCTAGGCCACAGCCCTACCGCTGCAAAGTTCGTGGGAATAGATGAGTTTAAGACCGCCGTTCTCGTGATGAGTCTGGGCGGCGCATTAGCTGGCGTTGCCGGATACCACATGTGGGCGGGAGACCCGGCGTACCTAAGGATACCGCGCCCCGACGCCTACAAAGCGGTTGGAGACCTAACCTACTGGGGCATAATCATCGGCTTGGTCTGTCTTCTAAACCCGATACCCGCCATGCCTGCATCATTTTTCATAGGATCAATCATCGTGGGCTCGACCGTCTTAGTGAGACGATTCAGGCTTCCCTTTGGGCTTGACTTCCTGTTCCTAGGAATAATCTCGATAATTTTCGCCACCTTCCAGTTCTTCCTATACTACAGGATCAAGGTGAAAGGGAAATGA
- a CDS encoding cytosine deaminase, which yields MCEKFWTMFDIVVRNARLRGWDCLVDIGVEDGKIAEISSLGLRGERVIDAGGRLVTEPFVNPHLHLCKVYTFHMIGDQALQFYQEEKMTKASEAIFAASEIKKRYKEDWVYANAKKALFEALKHGCLFLRAFVDTDTIARLEAVKAVLRLKQELADVLTIQVVAFPQEGVVRDPGAEELVWKAVEMGCDVVGGIPWIENSPKEQRLHVDKMFEIAKAFNRDVAMLTDDAGDPSLRTTEMLVRKALEEKWVGRVSAHHSRAMALYEEGYLEDLIQLLRMTEANIVSNPHTGPLHAPVKKLIDRGVNVALGQDDVADAYYPFGRNKMLEVAFLASHILRMLSKSDIMKLFNMITFNAAKAMRIPRYTVEKGSDATFIILDAESIHHAFATQADPLYILRRGEIILERHEEIRLDLRPHG from the coding sequence GTGTGTGAAAAATTTTGGACAATGTTTGATATCGTGGTTAGGAACGCTCGGTTGAGGGGTTGGGATTGTTTGGTGGATATCGGAGTTGAGGATGGGAAAATTGCTGAGATATCTAGCTTAGGTCTCAGGGGTGAGAGGGTTATTGATGCAGGCGGCAGGCTGGTTACCGAGCCCTTTGTTAACCCCCATCTCCACCTCTGCAAAGTCTACACCTTCCACATGATAGGCGACCAAGCGCTCCAATTCTACCAAGAAGAGAAGATGACAAAGGCCTCTGAAGCCATATTCGCTGCGTCAGAGATTAAGAAAAGGTATAAAGAGGATTGGGTCTACGCCAACGCCAAAAAAGCGTTGTTCGAGGCCCTTAAGCATGGATGTCTATTTCTTAGAGCCTTCGTTGACACCGACACTATTGCTCGGCTTGAAGCCGTGAAGGCGGTGCTGCGGCTTAAACAGGAACTCGCAGACGTGTTAACTATTCAGGTGGTTGCTTTTCCTCAAGAAGGGGTTGTTAGAGACCCTGGTGCTGAGGAGCTGGTGTGGAAAGCTGTTGAAATGGGGTGCGACGTGGTCGGGGGAATACCGTGGATAGAAAATTCTCCCAAAGAGCAACGATTACATGTCGATAAAATGTTTGAAATTGCCAAGGCATTCAACAGGGACGTGGCGATGCTGACGGATGACGCAGGCGACCCATCTCTACGCACCACTGAAATGCTTGTCAGAAAAGCTTTGGAGGAAAAATGGGTCGGCAGAGTGTCGGCGCATCACTCTAGAGCCATGGCCCTTTATGAAGAAGGTTACCTCGAAGACCTCATACAACTATTGCGCATGACCGAGGCGAATATAGTTTCTAACCCTCACACAGGACCTTTACACGCTCCCGTGAAGAAACTGATAGATAGAGGAGTAAACGTGGCGTTGGGCCAAGACGACGTAGCTGATGCATACTATCCCTTCGGAAGAAACAAGATGCTCGAGGTGGCTTTCCTGGCATCACATATCTTACGAATGCTCAGCAAATCCGATATCATGAAACTCTTCAACATGATCACATTCAACGCGGCTAAGGCTATGAGGATACCGCGATACACTGTTGAAAAGGGGTCGGACGCTACATTCATCATACTCGACGCAGAATCAATCCATCACGCCTTTGCCACCCAAGCGGATCCACTCTACATACTTCGCAGAGGTGAAATCATTCTGGAACGTCATGAAGAGATTAGGCTTGACCTGCGGCCACACGGTTAA
- a CDS encoding basic membrane lipoprotein: MPTTITQTVTTGVEPRRQLTVRAVFQTPISEPWDGAIHAAILAVADEFKTKGINVDYQFVDRKIDPRDYELALRDAARVADIVFLDAFLKEDIARRVAKEFKNVAFAAGSEFLPAQPNFSVFDNWLHQPAYLAGIIAGKITKSKRIGAVAAMDINEVNRIVNAFIAGAKSVNPDVKAKVVNLLGNIPPGESPWYHPATAKRLAKALIDLNTDVIFAERVGAEEAAVEAKAEGKDVWIIGNMADQYSRAPTVTITSLVWDMRPTVRIAFQRVLANAWVADNLGTYSWMSFGGSYLADFHEFGKPSPPLTTEILNLVNEWRNKVMDGLTWIPINEMPPVSEF, translated from the coding sequence GTGCCAACAACCATCACGCAAACAGTGACAACCGGTGTTGAACCAAGGCGGCAGTTAACCGTTAGAGCAGTCTTCCAAACACCGATAAGCGAGCCATGGGACGGCGCGATACATGCAGCTATTTTGGCGGTTGCCGACGAATTCAAGACCAAGGGAATCAACGTTGATTACCAGTTTGTCGACAGAAAAATCGACCCACGCGATTATGAGCTTGCTCTCCGAGATGCCGCAAGGGTGGCAGACATAGTTTTCCTTGACGCCTTTCTCAAAGAGGACATCGCGCGACGAGTCGCTAAAGAATTCAAGAACGTCGCTTTCGCCGCTGGAAGCGAATTTTTACCCGCACAGCCAAATTTTTCAGTATTTGATAACTGGCTGCATCAACCTGCCTATCTTGCAGGCATTATAGCCGGGAAAATAACAAAGTCGAAACGCATAGGTGCGGTCGCGGCTATGGATATAAACGAGGTTAACAGAATTGTCAACGCATTCATCGCCGGCGCCAAAAGCGTCAACCCCGATGTCAAGGCTAAAGTGGTGAACCTACTGGGCAACATTCCACCCGGTGAATCGCCTTGGTACCATCCTGCAACGGCGAAAAGACTGGCCAAAGCATTAATTGACTTGAACACCGACGTAATATTTGCTGAGAGAGTAGGAGCTGAGGAGGCCGCTGTAGAGGCCAAGGCGGAAGGCAAAGATGTCTGGATAATAGGGAACATGGCTGACCAATACTCACGTGCACCAACAGTAACGATCACTAGCTTGGTCTGGGACATGAGGCCAACTGTCAGAATAGCGTTCCAGCGAGTTTTAGCAAACGCGTGGGTAGCCGACAACCTTGGAACATATTCTTGGATGAGTTTCGGCGGCTCCTACCTCGCCGATTTCCACGAATTCGGGAAACCTTCGCCACCATTGACAACGGAGATACTTAACCTCGTGAATGAATGGAGAAACAAAGTAATGGATGGACTGACTTGGATACCCATTAACGAGATGCCTCCGGTTTCAGAGTTTTAA